In Cytobacillus oceanisediminis, the following proteins share a genomic window:
- a CDS encoding quinone oxidoreductase family protein yields the protein MKAIQFKEYGGPEVLNLIELDRPQPTGREVLIEVHAIGVNYADTARREGQYVVPTPLPFIPGAEVAGVVAAAGEDAKIPVGTRVVTLIESGGYSEFVTADERGLIPLPEGLDFKLAAALPLQGLSAYHILKTMGRLEAGESVLVHAAAGGVGTLAVQLAKLFGAGTVIATASTVEKLQLAKEMGADVLVNYTKEGWENEVLEATGGKGVNVALEMAGGEIFNKTLKCLATFGRLVIYGVASGEQSRFYPSSLMGRNQSVIGFFLPQIMRKPELLQPSMKELLTYAAEGKLKLTIGEIHPLEDAAKVHERMQSRQTKGKLILVPAR from the coding sequence ATGAAAGCCATCCAATTCAAAGAATATGGAGGACCAGAAGTCCTTAACTTAATAGAACTTGATCGGCCTCAGCCGACTGGACGTGAAGTATTAATCGAGGTACATGCCATTGGGGTGAACTATGCAGATACGGCAAGAAGAGAAGGACAATACGTCGTGCCGACTCCTCTGCCGTTCATTCCTGGTGCGGAAGTAGCAGGTGTTGTCGCTGCAGCAGGTGAAGATGCGAAAATTCCTGTTGGCACAAGAGTGGTTACGCTAATTGAATCAGGTGGCTACTCGGAGTTTGTAACAGCAGATGAAAGAGGGCTGATACCGCTGCCGGAAGGATTGGATTTCAAACTGGCTGCGGCTCTGCCCCTGCAGGGCTTGAGTGCCTATCATATTTTAAAAACGATGGGCAGGCTTGAAGCGGGTGAAAGCGTCCTTGTCCATGCAGCAGCAGGCGGTGTAGGAACACTTGCTGTTCAGCTCGCAAAATTATTCGGTGCAGGGACCGTCATCGCCACAGCCAGCACCGTTGAAAAACTTCAGCTTGCGAAAGAAATGGGAGCGGATGTTCTCGTAAACTATACAAAAGAAGGCTGGGAAAATGAAGTACTTGAAGCGACAGGCGGAAAAGGTGTAAATGTTGCACTCGAAATGGCAGGCGGGGAAATTTTTAATAAAACGCTGAAATGCCTTGCAACTTTTGGCCGCCTTGTCATTTATGGTGTGGCAAGCGGGGAGCAAAGCCGATTTTATCCTTCATCCTTAATGGGACGGAACCAATCAGTCATCGGATTTTTCCTTCCGCAGATTATGAGAAAACCCGAACTGCTGCAGCCGAGCATGAAGGAATTATTGACATATGCAGCTGAAGGAAAGCTGAAGCTGACAATTGGGGAAATCCAT
- a CDS encoding acyl-CoA dehydrogenase family protein, with translation MGEVNTANRGASFLFTKLNPETLFTPENFTDEHILIGRTAKQFTEKMVHPEKERIENQEFELVTDLLRKAGGLGLLAHSIPEKYGGLGLDKISKGIVGENIASSGGYGVAHSNHTCIATLPITYFGTPEQKEKYLPKLASGEYIGAYCLTEPNAGSDALSSQTTAVLNEEGTHYILNGTKIYITNAVFSDTFIVYAKVDGQHFTAFIVERHTPGLSLGPEENKMGIKGSSTRSVIFEDCPVPAENLLGEVGKGHIIALNVLNLGRFNLGSACMGAAKTGLKKALHFTGERKQFGKSIADFPATKEKIAKMAGKIYAAESLQYRTANLLEESLGDLYDSSDLKLIGKRMSEYATECAICKVFGSETLDYVADEALQLHGGAGFIKEYGVEQMYRDSRINRIFEGTNEINRLLIPTHLFRKALKGEIDLAARVEEAVVQLSKPEPNGQAIFEKERAAVDTIRNLFLLNAGLAYEAFGSSLVHEQEALMKLADLAIALYASESAVYRTHKSIQKNGEEKEELKILLTRTFIEGAIWDAERLSRQLALELASEGKKGQLIGLVTRECSRFSSFGKESARNRRIAELVYEKGEYCC, from the coding sequence ATGGGAGAAGTAAATACAGCCAATCGCGGTGCGAGTTTTTTGTTCACTAAGCTTAATCCTGAAACACTTTTCACACCAGAGAATTTTACAGATGAGCATATCTTAATCGGCAGAACTGCTAAACAATTTACTGAAAAAATGGTTCACCCTGAAAAGGAACGTATTGAAAACCAGGAATTTGAGCTGGTAACGGATTTGCTGAGGAAGGCGGGCGGACTTGGCCTGCTTGCACATAGCATCCCTGAAAAATACGGCGGTCTTGGCCTGGATAAAATCAGCAAGGGGATTGTCGGTGAAAACATTGCTTCATCAGGAGGTTATGGGGTTGCCCACTCCAACCATACTTGCATTGCTACCCTTCCTATCACTTACTTTGGAACACCGGAGCAAAAAGAAAAATATTTGCCGAAGCTTGCCTCAGGTGAGTATATTGGCGCTTACTGCCTGACAGAACCAAACGCAGGCTCAGATGCCCTTTCCTCCCAGACAACGGCTGTTCTGAATGAAGAAGGAACACATTATATCTTAAATGGCACCAAGATTTATATTACCAACGCTGTATTTTCAGATACGTTTATTGTTTACGCTAAAGTGGATGGCCAGCATTTTACCGCGTTTATCGTTGAGCGTCATACACCAGGGCTTTCCCTTGGCCCGGAAGAAAATAAGATGGGAATTAAAGGGTCTTCAACAAGATCGGTCATTTTTGAAGATTGTCCTGTGCCAGCCGAAAATTTGCTTGGCGAAGTGGGCAAAGGCCATATTATTGCTCTGAACGTCTTGAATCTGGGCCGCTTCAATTTAGGTTCAGCGTGCATGGGGGCAGCCAAAACCGGATTGAAGAAAGCTCTTCATTTCACAGGGGAAAGAAAGCAATTTGGAAAGTCCATCGCTGATTTTCCGGCTACCAAGGAAAAAATCGCAAAGATGGCAGGGAAAATCTACGCTGCTGAATCGCTGCAGTATCGTACCGCTAATCTGCTGGAAGAATCATTAGGAGACTTATATGATTCATCTGATTTAAAGCTTATTGGAAAAAGAATGAGCGAATATGCCACTGAATGTGCCATCTGCAAGGTGTTTGGCTCGGAAACACTCGACTATGTGGCAGATGAAGCACTGCAGCTTCATGGCGGAGCAGGATTCATCAAGGAATACGGAGTGGAACAAATGTATCGTGATTCCCGCATTAACCGTATTTTTGAGGGAACAAATGAAATTAATAGATTGCTGATTCCTACACACCTTTTCCGTAAAGCATTGAAGGGTGAAATCGATTTAGCCGCAAGAGTGGAGGAGGCTGTTGTTCAGTTGAGCAAACCTGAACCAAACGGCCAGGCCATTTTTGAGAAAGAAAGAGCAGCGGTTGATACGATAAGAAACCTATTCCTCCTAAACGCCGGACTAGCCTATGAAGCATTTGGCAGCTCACTTGTTCATGAACAGGAAGCACTTATGAAGCTCGCCGATCTGGCCATTGCCCTGTATGCTTCAGAATCGGCTGTCTATCGTACTCATAAATCTATTCAAAAAAATGGTGAAGAAAAAGAAGAATTGAAAATTCTTCTGACAAGGACGTTTATCGAAGGTGCGATATGGGATGCAGAAAGACTATCCCGTCAGCTTGCGTTAGAATTGGCTTCAGAAGGGAAAAAAGGTCAATTGATCGGATTAGTCACCCGGGAATGCAGCAGGTTCAGTTCCTTTGGGAAGGAAAGTGCGAGGAACAGAAGGATCGCTGAGCTTGTATATGAAAAAGGGGAGTATTGCTGCTAG
- a CDS encoding 2-phosphosulfolactate phosphatase translates to MKKVHVILKKEDISEKKLSEGGKVSVVLDVLLATTTITSALANGAAEVIPVLDVTEGINVAAGMEPETFVLAGEIHGKPIDGFVYPIPSRLREMINGKKLILSTTNGTVALRKSACASKVYISSLLNNRAVAESIKGEAETVIVICSGNSGEFSLEDFYGAGHFIDCLTEYDQLEMTDSAKAALHFYRGASGSAFDILSSSRVGRLFARHGMAEDLEFASQTDVAAIVPILKNGRAVIHQTALKGE, encoded by the coding sequence ATGAAGAAAGTACATGTGATTTTAAAGAAAGAGGATATTTCAGAAAAGAAATTAAGTGAAGGCGGTAAAGTGTCGGTCGTTTTGGATGTTCTTTTGGCAACCACGACGATTACCTCAGCACTGGCAAATGGAGCTGCCGAAGTCATCCCTGTATTGGATGTTACGGAAGGGATTAATGTTGCTGCAGGCATGGAGCCGGAGACCTTTGTTCTTGCCGGCGAGATTCATGGGAAGCCGATTGATGGATTCGTGTATCCCATTCCAAGCCGCCTCCGGGAAATGATAAACGGCAAGAAGCTGATCCTGTCAACAACAAATGGAACGGTAGCTTTAAGAAAATCAGCCTGTGCCTCAAAAGTCTATATCAGTTCACTTTTAAACAATCGGGCAGTTGCAGAGTCCATAAAGGGAGAAGCTGAGACAGTCATCGTTATATGCTCAGGAAATTCGGGGGAATTCAGTTTGGAGGACTTTTACGGTGCAGGGCACTTTATCGACTGCTTAACCGAATATGATCAATTGGAAATGACCGATTCTGCAAAAGCAGCTTTGCATTTTTACCGGGGTGCATCAGGAAGCGCTTTTGATATCCTGTCATCATCCAGGGTAGGCAGGCTTTTTGCCCGGCACGGGATGGCAGAAGATTTAGAGTTCGCTTCACAGACTGACGTGGCAGCAATTGTACCTATTCTGAAAAATGGCAGAGCGGTCATCCATCAGACAGCTTTAAAAGGAGAGTGA
- a CDS encoding phosphotransferase family protein encodes MPQQMSQDTIPVRKGEQLNTAALEKFLRSEIGNLPNEPLEILQFSAGHSNLTYQLKMGEWEAVLRRPPLGPVAPKAHDMEREFRVISEIHPFFNAAPKPLLFTDNKEIAGAAFFIMERRHGVVLDTSFPEGLDADEGVCRRLSQIMVDKLAELHSINYKSTGLVEISNPDGFMGRQVHGWIGRYERAKTDEVSEADTLKKWLINHIPVSPEPSIIHYDYKLNNAMFNEDMTEMAGLFDWEMSTAGDPLADLGAAMSYWIQGDDPDLLKFGLGKPPVTVLNGFYSRREFMEAYARKTGRDLSSMDFYLTFAYFKLAVICQQIYYRYKKGQTGDPRFSQFNSFVKVLLKQAVQAANEKN; translated from the coding sequence ATGCCGCAGCAAATGAGCCAGGATACCATTCCTGTGAGAAAAGGGGAGCAATTGAACACCGCTGCACTGGAAAAATTCCTGCGGAGCGAGATTGGGAATCTTCCAAATGAACCACTCGAGATTCTGCAGTTTTCCGCAGGGCACTCCAATCTGACATATCAGCTGAAAATGGGAGAGTGGGAAGCAGTGCTCCGCAGACCTCCGCTTGGACCTGTCGCACCGAAAGCTCATGACATGGAGAGGGAATTCAGAGTGATTTCTGAGATCCATCCCTTTTTCAATGCAGCCCCGAAGCCGCTCCTTTTCACAGATAATAAAGAAATCGCCGGAGCAGCTTTTTTCATTATGGAAAGAAGGCATGGAGTTGTTTTAGATACCTCCTTTCCTGAAGGACTGGATGCAGATGAGGGAGTTTGCAGAAGGCTGTCTCAAATTATGGTTGATAAACTTGCCGAACTTCATTCCATTAACTATAAAAGTACCGGTTTAGTGGAAATCAGCAATCCCGATGGATTTATGGGAAGGCAGGTGCATGGCTGGATTGGCCGTTATGAGCGGGCAAAGACGGATGAAGTTTCTGAAGCGGATACACTGAAAAAGTGGCTGATCAATCATATCCCAGTAAGTCCGGAACCTTCCATCATCCATTATGATTACAAACTGAACAATGCTATGTTCAATGAGGATATGACAGAAATGGCCGGACTGTTTGACTGGGAGATGTCCACGGCAGGCGATCCGCTGGCAGACCTTGGTGCAGCGATGAGCTATTGGATTCAGGGGGATGATCCTGATCTGCTCAAGTTTGGCTTAGGTAAACCGCCAGTAACCGTTTTAAATGGCTTTTACTCCCGCAGGGAATTTATGGAGGCATATGCTAGAAAAACTGGCCGAGATCTCAGCAGCATGGATTTTTATTTAACATTTGCCTATTTTAAGCTCGCCGTCATTTGCCAGCAAATCTATTACCGCTACAAGAAAGGCCAAACAGGCGATCCCCGGTTTTCACAATTCAATTCATTCGTTAAAGTGCTCCTGAAACAGGCTGTACAGGCTGCAAATGAGAAAAACTGA
- a CDS encoding acyl-CoA thioesterase, which translates to MHEMQVTVRFCETDALGHVNNTSYFIYLEEARVKYFETLGYSMDVKKWSFILASTKCDFLSQGYFNQILTVKTRVSRIGTKSFQLDHEIVCTQTGDLIAKGSAVIVYFDFGKQESAVIPDLLREGLNQNLRET; encoded by the coding sequence ATGCATGAAATGCAGGTAACAGTGAGGTTTTGCGAGACTGATGCACTTGGCCATGTCAACAATACAAGTTATTTTATTTACCTTGAAGAAGCGCGAGTGAAATATTTCGAGACGCTTGGCTACAGCATGGATGTGAAAAAATGGAGCTTTATCCTGGCCTCGACTAAGTGTGACTTTCTAAGCCAGGGGTATTTCAACCAAATCCTTACGGTGAAAACGCGGGTATCAAGGATTGGCACCAAAAGCTTTCAGCTGGATCATGAAATTGTCTGCACCCAGACGGGTGATCTCATTGCCAAAGGGAGCGCCGTAATCGTCTATTTTGATTTCGGCAAACAGGAAAGTGCTGTCATACCTGATCTTCTCCGGGAAGGTCTTAACCAAAATTTAAGGGAAACATAA
- a CDS encoding 3-hydroxyacyl-CoA dehydrogenase family protein produces the protein MNANDVKQITVIGAGQMGHQIGMLCALGGFETIIQDLNENALQDAEAKLQTIISKWVSKGKLAEDAKASAFNRLRFSTSLEESIRNSDLIIEAVTERLDVKKEVFSKLEQYAPPHAIFATNSSTIVNSLIAGETERPEKVVNMHFFFPPLVMDCVEVVMSEQTSEETAQIAMEVCKKINRTAVLLKKEISGFVANRILGALQKEAVALYEQGIADYKDIDIICRKALNNPIGPFELMDLSGLDVAYYVMDQRYRETGDPADKPFDCVAEKVKRGELGRKTGRGWYEYPSNKIKS, from the coding sequence ATGAATGCAAATGATGTTAAGCAAATTACCGTTATCGGTGCCGGGCAGATGGGCCACCAGATCGGAATGCTGTGTGCGCTGGGAGGATTTGAAACGATTATCCAGGATTTAAACGAAAACGCATTGCAGGATGCTGAGGCAAAGCTTCAAACGATTATCTCTAAATGGGTCTCCAAGGGCAAACTAGCAGAAGATGCTAAAGCTTCTGCATTTAATAGGCTGCGCTTTTCCACCAGCCTTGAAGAAAGTATAAGGAACTCCGACTTGATTATTGAAGCAGTAACAGAAAGACTTGATGTAAAAAAAGAGGTCTTCAGCAAGCTGGAGCAGTATGCCCCTCCACATGCCATTTTTGCGACCAATAGTTCAACAATCGTAAATAGTTTAATAGCTGGTGAAACGGAGCGGCCAGAAAAAGTCGTTAATATGCATTTCTTCTTCCCGCCTCTCGTTATGGATTGTGTGGAAGTAGTAATGAGTGAACAGACATCTGAAGAAACCGCACAAATAGCTATGGAAGTCTGTAAAAAAATCAACAGGACAGCCGTCCTTCTGAAAAAGGAGATTTCCGGATTCGTAGCAAACCGCATTCTCGGTGCGCTCCAAAAGGAGGCAGTGGCTCTGTATGAACAGGGGATTGCAGACTATAAAGATATTGATATCATCTGCCGGAAAGCATTGAATAACCCAATCGGCCCTTTTGAGCTCATGGATTTATCCGGATTGGATGTCGCCTATTATGTAATGGATCAGCGTTATCGCGAGACGGGAGATCCTGCTGATAAACCCTTCGACTGTGTTGCCGAAAAAGTGAAAAGAGGAGAATTGGGCAGAAAGACAGGCAGGGGATGGTACGAGTATCCTTCAAACAAGATTAAGAGTTAA
- a CDS encoding TetR/AcrR family transcriptional regulator — protein MKEKITEKSIRLFDQKGFSETSIQDIVDSIGVTKGTFYYYFSSKEELLMDIHLRYIDDMLANQHEILGDDSKSSKDKLFAIVQMLLSNIKTQGASAKVFFREMRNLSEESLSEIIPKRDQFRLNIEKLIEEGKQNGEFRANLNSPIIAFGILGVTNWSYQWFNPDGSISDREVAGIFTEMILKGIEI, from the coding sequence TTGAAAGAAAAAATTACTGAAAAGAGCATCCGGCTATTTGATCAGAAAGGATTCAGCGAGACATCGATTCAGGATATTGTCGACAGCATTGGTGTGACGAAAGGGACGTTTTATTACTATTTTTCCAGCAAAGAAGAACTTTTGATGGACATCCATCTTCGCTACATTGATGACATGCTGGCTAATCAGCACGAAATCCTCGGGGATGATTCAAAATCCAGCAAAGACAAACTCTTTGCGATTGTGCAAATGCTGCTCAGTAATATAAAAACACAGGGAGCCAGCGCGAAAGTCTTTTTTAGGGAAATGCGCAACCTCAGTGAGGAAAGCTTATCGGAAATCATTCCGAAAAGAGATCAGTTCAGGCTGAATATCGAAAAACTAATAGAAGAAGGCAAACAGAACGGAGAGTTCCGTGCGAATCTCAACTCTCCGATTATTGCCTTTGGCATCCTGGGCGTCACCAACTGGAGCTATCAGTGGTTCAATCCGGATGGATCTATATCTGACCGGGAAGTGGCAGGGATATTTACGGAAATGATTTTAAAAGGAATCGAGATTTAG